A genome region from Clostridium pasteurianum includes the following:
- a CDS encoding ATP-dependent helicase, whose protein sequence is MEYRLDDYQEKAVTTEAKNAIVIAAPGSGKTSVIINRVAYLINERKVSTDNIIVITFTKAAAVNMKKRYISYFKNKRTPFFGTFHSLFYKILSRYRGNINIIQEVQKYNIIKAVLIKYMDEINDDKVREVINDISSFKNGSTSREEFKAKIDSKIFFECFDKYEEYKLQNSLMDFDDLQLQAVELFQNNSRLLDGYRKLFKYVLVDEFQDSDSLQIRLLKMFSEESSIYAVGDEDQCIYSFRGSRPDCMVDFDKIFHSGKKFFLNTNYRSTNNIVKISKYLIENNKKRNLKNITAYNHGDGNISIINSQNENVQADKITMEIQKLREVSGYKYSDNAILYRTNVESRSLIDSFIRKSIPFKFLDREYNFFEHFICKDIAAYLRLSVDGFDRQSFLRIINRPFRYISKINLQKVKNYRYKENVFDILKNIEDLPIFQIKDIEKLQKKVESLNKMSLLSAVQLVISDLGYGEYIQDYCKKRSMDVEEMMDIIQEFKSSCDGYNSIMMFLAHIEEVKEKIKENKFDNNRDTVLLSTIHGVKGMEFKNVFIINCDEENIPHKNSIPDNIEEERRLFYVGITRAIENLWISITNELKGCVRKPSRFIKECNLKLNDFEGKYKKGDKVEHVSFGVGEILSIDDDVTEIKFKDDVRKFDTSVLLNCKLMKRWE, encoded by the coding sequence ATGGAATATAGATTGGATGACTATCAAGAAAAGGCAGTAACGACTGAGGCTAAAAATGCCATTGTTATTGCTGCGCCAGGAAGCGGTAAAACGAGTGTAATAATAAATAGAGTGGCATATTTAATCAATGAGAGAAAAGTTTCAACTGATAATATTATAGTAATAACTTTTACAAAAGCAGCTGCTGTTAATATGAAAAAAAGGTACATAAGCTATTTTAAGAATAAGCGAACTCCTTTTTTTGGAACATTTCATAGCTTATTTTATAAGATACTATCAAGATATAGGGGAAATATAAATATAATACAGGAAGTTCAAAAATACAATATAATCAAAGCTGTACTCATAAAATACATGGATGAAATAAATGATGATAAAGTTAGAGAAGTAATAAATGATATATCAAGTTTTAAAAATGGTAGTACATCAAGAGAGGAATTTAAAGCTAAAATAGACAGTAAGATATTTTTCGAATGCTTTGATAAATATGAGGAATACAAACTTCAGAATTCACTCATGGATTTTGATGACCTTCAATTGCAGGCTGTGGAGCTGTTCCAAAATAATTCAAGGCTCCTTGATGGCTACAGGAAATTATTTAAATATGTTCTTGTAGATGAATTTCAGGACTCTGATTCACTTCAAATACGTCTCTTAAAAATGTTTAGTGAAGAAAGCAGTATATATGCGGTTGGTGATGAGGATCAGTGCATATATTCGTTTAGAGGTTCAAGACCTGATTGTATGGTAGATTTTGATAAAATATTTCACAGTGGCAAAAAGTTTTTCTTAAATACTAACTATAGAAGCACAAATAATATAGTTAAAATTTCTAAGTATCTAATAGAAAATAATAAAAAAAGAAATCTAAAAAATATAACTGCGTATAATCACGGTGATGGAAATATATCTATAATAAATAGTCAAAATGAAAATGTTCAAGCTGATAAAATAACAATGGAAATACAAAAATTAAGGGAAGTATCAGGTTATAAATATTCAGACAATGCTATTTTATATAGAACTAATGTGGAAAGCAGAAGTTTAATTGATAGTTTCATAAGAAAGAGCATTCCCTTTAAATTTCTAGATAGAGAATACAATTTTTTTGAACATTTCATATGTAAGGATATTGCAGCTTATTTGAGATTGAGTGTAGATGGTTTTGATAGACAAAGTTTTCTTAGAATAATAAATAGACCCTTTAGATACATAAGCAAAATAAATCTTCAGAAGGTAAAAAATTATAGATATAAGGAAAATGTTTTTGACATACTTAAAAATATAGAGGACCTTCCGATATTTCAAATTAAGGACATTGAAAAACTTCAAAAGAAAGTAGAATCATTAAACAAAATGTCATTATTAAGTGCTGTACAGCTTGTAATTTCTGATTTGGGATATGGAGAGTACATTCAAGATTATTGCAAGAAGAGAAGTATGGATGTAGAAGAAATGATGGACATAATACAGGAATTTAAAAGCTCATGTGATGGCTACAACAGCATAATGATGTTCCTTGCACATATAGAAGAGGTCAAGGAAAAAATAAAAGAAAATAAATTTGATAATAATAGGGACACGGTACTGCTGAGCACTATTCACGGTGTAAAGGGAATGGAGTTTAAAAATGTTTTTATAATAAACTGTGACGAGGAAAATATACCGCACAAAAACAGCATTCCAGATAACATAGAAGAGGAGAGAAGACTTTTTTATGTTGGAATTACCCGGGCAATAGAAAATTTATGGATTTCCATTACAAATGAACTTAAAGGCTGTGTACGTAAACCTTCGAGATTTATAAAGGAATGCAATCTTAAATTAAATGATTTTGAAGGAAAATATAAAAAAGGGGATAAGGTTGAGCATGTTTCCTTTGGCGTAGGGGAAATTTTAAGCATTGATGATGATGTGACTGAAATAAAGTTTAAGGATGATGTTAGGAAGTTTGATACCAGCGTGCTTTTGAATTGTAAGCTTATGAAAAGGTGGGAGTAA